A stretch of Salarias fasciatus chromosome 23, fSalaFa1.1, whole genome shotgun sequence DNA encodes these proteins:
- the LOC115381934 gene encoding cytochrome P450 2J2-like, protein MIVKTLFDYMDLSSWLLLGFALLLLLDLVRNRRPHNFPPGPWAMPFVGNIFTEINDKSLAKLAQEYGPVFSLRRGSDRMVFITGYKTVKEALVTQLDSFIARPIIPLFHVTFKGIGIAMSNGYMWKIQRKFANIHLRHFGAGQRSLENYIKVESNYLCEAFKEEQGRPFNPHYTLTNAVGNIIASVVFGHRYEYNDNSYRRILELDNEAVLLAGSAISQLYDVFPGLMEHLPGPHQTIHSNYKQIVKFLTEEIEKHQEDWDPDNPRDYIDVYLAEMEKKKDDPQAGFNTEVLVVCTLDLIEAGTETVATTLRWALLYMMHYPEIQKKVQEEIDREVGQSRQPVLADRPNMPYTDAVIHEVQRHGNIVPLGFPRMANKDTTLGGYFIPKGTVVATSLGSVLSDKNEWETPEKFNPEHFLDSEGKFLKRDAFLPFSAGKRVCLGEHLAKLELFLFFSSLLQRFTFSAVDGKLPSMQAVMGFTYSPQEFEMLAIPR, encoded by the exons ATGATTGTTAAGACCCTTTTTGACTACATGGACCTTTCAAGTTGGCTGCTCTTGGGTTTTGCCTTACTCCTTTTGCTGGATTTGGTGAGAAACAGAAGACCTCATAATTTCCCCCCTGGACCCTGGGCCATGCCTTTTGTGGGAAATATCTTCACTGAGATTAATGACAAATCACTAGCAAAG CTGGCTCAGGAATACGGCCCTGTGTTCAGCCTGAGGAGAGGCAGCGACAGGATGGTGTTTATTACAGGATACAAGACGGTCAAAGAGGCTCTTGTCACCCAGTTGGACAGCTTCATTGCAAGGCCAATCATCCCCCTCTTCCACGTTACCTTCAAGGGAATCG GTATAGCAATGAGTAATGGATACATGTGGAAGATACAAAGGAAGTTTGCAAACATTCACCTGCGCCACTTTGGAGCGGGCCAAAGATCTCTGGAAAATTACATCAAAGTAGAGAGCAACTACCTTTGTGAAGCCTTCAAAGAAGAGCAAG GAAGACCATTCAACCCTCACTATACATTAACAAATGCAGTGGGCAACATCATCGCCTCGGTTGTGTTTGGACATCGTTATGAATACAACGATAACAGCTATCGCAGGATCCTGGAGCTGGACAATGAGGCTGTGTTGCTGGCTGGGTCAGCTATTAGTCAG TTATATGACGTCTTCCCCGGATTGATGGAACATCTGCCGGGACCTCACCAAACGATCCACAGCAACTACAAACAGATCGTGAAGTTCTTGACCgaagaaatagaaaaacaccaggaggactgggacCCCGACAATCCACGGGACTATATTGACGTATATCTTGCAGAGATGGAGAAG AAAAAAGATGATCCCCAGGCTGGCTTCAACACTGAGGTGCTGGTGGTTTGCACCCTCGACCTGATCGAGGCTGGAACGGAAACAGTTGCCACCACGCTGCGCTGGGCTCTCCTGTACATGATGCACTATCCAGAGATCCAGA aGAAAGTCCAGGAGGAGATCGACAGGGAGGTTGGACAGTCTCGTCAGCCTGTCTTGGCTGACAGGCCAAACATGCCCTACACTGACGCCGTCATCCATGAAGTCCAAAGGCATGGAAATATTGTTCCTTTAGGATTCCCCAGGATGGCCAATAAGGACACCACACTAGGAGGATACTTTATACCCAAA GGAACAGTTGTCGCTACCTCACTTGGATCTGTGCTCTCTGACAAGAACGAGTGGGAAACTCCAGAGAAATTCAATCCTGAGCATTTCCTGGATTCAGAGGGCAAATTCCTCAAAAGAGATGCCTTCCTACCATTTTCTGCAG GGAAACGGGTGTGTTTAGGCGAGCACCTGGCCAAACTGgagctgtttcttttcttttcttcgcTTCTCCAACGTTTCACTTTCTCTGCTGTTGATGGAAAATTGCCCAGCATGCAGGCTGTGATGGGTTTCACCTATTCCCCACAAGAGTTCGAGATGCTGGCCATACCTCGCTAA